In one window of Henckelia pumila isolate YLH828 chromosome 1, ASM3356847v2, whole genome shotgun sequence DNA:
- the LOC140873948 gene encoding uncharacterized protein produces the protein MGITYALMSGWSTKGYKACPTCNEKTPSKGIRSKIAYIGHRRFLPLNDPMRRNKQFDGKVEPRSPPKELTAEDILAQLEHVHVGLPGKNKQYGGIKRKRSLLELNWSKKSIFFQLEYWQYLPVRHNLDVMHIEKNVCDSVLGTLLNIDGKSKDIEKARLDLQDMGIRKELHLYKDGNKWKKPPAIYTLSVEDRRLFLQFIKSVKFPDGFAANLSKNVSEATGKILGLKSHDCHVLLQRLLPAGIRPYLNKEVRETIIELCNFFQQICAKTLNVSDLELLEKNVVLILCKLERIFPPAFFDIMVHLIIHLPRETMMGGPVFFIWMYAIERAMGIYKQYVHNRACPEESIVEAYIVNDTLNFCLMYFRDIETRYNRLERNDDTLNTHPSRVISIFKHVGRPLGKKEVKVLEPSLRSKAEWEHRNYLLARGVRDVEQQQEVEFPMWFRDKANEMRASGSSEVTGELYELANRSNFIAYSYSGAIINGVKFLVEQRDVRRTTQNSGILVPGVGGLNFYGVLQEVIELCYLKDCTVLMFKCK, from the exons ATGGGTATTACGTATGCTTTAATGTCTGGATGGAGTACAAAAGGGTATAAAGCATGCCCAACTTGTAATGAAAAAACTCCTTCAAAAGGAATAAGGAGTAAAATAGCTTACATTGGACATAGACGTTTTCTTCCTTTAAATGATCCAATGAGGCGAAACAAACAATTTGATGGTAAGGTGGAACCGAGATCTCCTCCTAAAGAATTAACTGCTGAAGATATATTAGCTCAATTAGAACATGTGCATGTTGGTCTTCCTGGAAAGAATAAGCAATATGGAGGTATAAAGCGCAAGCGTTCACTTCTCGAGCTTAATTGGTCCAAAAAAAGCATATTTTTTCAGCTTGAATATTGGCAATACTTACCAGTTCGGCATAACTTGGATGTAATGCATATCGAGAAGAATGTATGTGATAGTGTTCTTGGCACCTTGTTGAACATAGATGGAAAGTCAAAAGACATAGAAAAGGCGAGGTTAGACCTTCAAGACATGGGGATAAGAAAAGAGTTGCATCTCTACAAAGATGGAAATAAGTGGAAGAAGCCACCAGCAATATATACATTAAGTGTTGAAGACAGACGtttatttcttcaatttatCAAATCGGTGAAGTTTCCAGATGGTTTTGCTGCTAATTTATCAAAAAATGTCAGTGAGGCCACTGGTAAAATATTGGGGCTTAAGTCTCATGACTGTCATGTTTTGCTCCAGCGTTTATTGCCAGCGGGAATCAGGCCATACTTGAACAAAGAAGTCCGTGAAACCATAATTGAGTTGTGTAATTTTTTCCAACAAATATGTGCCAAGACTTTGAACGTAAGTGATCTTGAATTGTTGGAGAAAAATGTGGTTCTTATTTTGTGCAAATTGGAAAGAATATTCCCTCCAGCGTTCTTTGATATTATGGTTCACTTGATTATTCATTTACCACGAGAGACAATGATGGGTGGTCCTGTGTTTTTTATATGGATGTATGCAATTGAACGAGCTATGGGTATCTACAAACAATATGTTCACAATCGAGCATGTCCAGAGGAGTCAATCGTTGAAGCTTACATTGTTAATGATACTTTAAACTTTTGTTTGATGTATTTTCGAGATATCGAAACTAGATATAATCGCCTAGAAAGAAATGATGATACTCTGAACACTCACCCGTCTCGAGTTATTTCTATATTCAAGCATGTTGGTCGACCGTTGGGAAAGAAAGAGGTCAAAGTTCTTGAACCTTCTTTACGGAGTAAGGCAGAGTG GGAACATCGAAATTATCTATTAGCTAGAGGAGTGCGGGATGTAGAACAACAACAAGAAGTTGAATTTCCAATGTGGTTTAGGGATAAG GCTAATGAAATGCGAGCATCTGGATCATCCGAGGTTACAGGTGAATTGTATGAATTAGCTAATAGATCAAATTTCATTGCGTACTCATACTCTGGGGCTATTATCAATGGCGTTAAATTTCTTGTTGAACAACGAGATGTAAGACGAACCACACAAAATAGCGGTATTCTTGTACCTGGAGTCGGAGGGCTAAACTTTTACGGCGTTCTTCAAGAAGTTATAGAGTTGTGTTATTTGAAAGATTGCACAGTGTTGATGTTCAAGTGCAAATGA